The proteins below come from a single Drosophila teissieri strain GT53w chromosome 3L, Prin_Dtei_1.1, whole genome shotgun sequence genomic window:
- the LOC122616958 gene encoding E3 ubiquitin-protein ligase ariadne-1 gives MNSESEFSDEDHGDSHRSLLTHLSCENDSGSEDTCTEILLPENANSPETDDFVYKVLSVEQIVQHQRNIIDEVNNVLNLPPQVTRIILNHFKWDKESLFENYFESNPQDFFQRAHVLNPFEKKRELESAASTSCSLPQLCGICFCSCDELKGLGCGHSFCAACWKQYLANKTCSEGLANTIKCPATNCEILVDYVSFLKLADDPEVVERYQQLITNTFVECNMLMRWCPAPNCSHAVKAVCAEPRAVQCKCGHEFCFACGENWHEPASCSSLKTWVKKCLEDSETSNWIAQNTKECPKCNVTIEKDGGCNHMVCKNPSCRYDFCWVCLGSWEPHGSSWYSCNRFDEEEAKQARLAQQKYRSSMARYLHYYNRYSNHMQSLKLENKLYSNIQAKMDDMQEEMSWIEVQFLRDSVDVLCQCRTTLMYSYVFAFYLMNNNQKIIFEDNQKDMEMATEKLSECLEREITVKNIYEVKQKVLDLSHYCQKRRHVLLCHVREGYENDWWEFKEETTT, from the coding sequence ATGAATTCCGAATCGGAATTCTCGGATGAGGACCACGGTGACTCGCATCGGTCGCTACTCACACATTTGAGTTGCGAAAATGACAGCGGCAGCGAGGATACCTGCACGGAAATCCTATTGCCGGAAAACGCCAATAGTCCCGAAACGGATGACTTTGTGTACAAGGTCCTTTCGGTGGAGCAGATTGTCCAGCATCAGCGTAACATCATTGATGAGGTGAATAATGTCCTGAATTTGCCACCGCAAGTCACGCGTATTATTCTAAATCACTTCAAATGGGACAAAGAGAGCTTGTTCGAAAATTATTTCGAGAGCAATCCGCAGGATTTCTTCCAGCGTGCCCATGTCCTGAATCCTTTTGAGAAGAAGCGTGAACTCGAGTCTGCGGCGTCCACATCCTGTTCCTTGCCGCAGCTCTGTGGCATCTGCTTTTGTTCATGCGATGAGCTCAAGGGTTTGGGTTGTGGTCACAGCTTTTGTGCCGCCTGCTGGAAACAATATTTGGCCAATAAGACTTGCAGCGAGGGCTTGGCCAATACCATCAAATGTCCAGCGACCAACTGCGAGATCCTGGTGGATTATGTGTCCTTCCTGAAGCTAGCCGATGATCCGGAGGTTGTGGAGCGCTATCAGCAGCTCATCACCAACACCTTTGTGGAGTGCAACATGCTGATGAGATGGTGCCCCGCCCCCAATTGCAGCCATGCCGTCAAGGCCGTTTGCGCCGAACCACGAGCAGTCCAGTGCAAATGTGGCCATGAGTTTTGCTTTGCTTGTGGCGAAAATTGGCATGAACCCGCCAGCTGCAGTTCGCTGAAGACGTGGGTGAAAAAATGCCTTGAGGACTCGGAGACTTCGAATTGGATTGCGCAGAACACGAAGGAGTGCCCCAAGTGCAATGTGACCATCGAGAAGGATGGTGGTTGCAATCACATGGTATGCAAGAATCCATCCTGCCGCTATGATTTCTGCTGGGTGTGCCTGGGATCCTGGGAGCCGCACGGCTCGTCCTGGTACAGCTGCAATCGCttcgacgaggaggaggccaaACAGGCCAGATTGGCACAGCAGAAATATCGCTCCTCGATGGCCCGATATCTGCACTATTACAATCGCTATAGCAACCACATGCAGAGCTTGaaactggaaaataaattgtactCCAATATTCAGGCCAAAATGGATGACATGCAGGAGGAGATGAGCTGGATTGAGGTACAGTTTCTGCGCGATTCCGTCGATGTCCTATGCCAATGTCGCACCACTCTGATGTACAGCTATGTGTTCGCCTTCTATCTGATGAACAACAATCAGAAGATCATATTCGAGGATAATCAAAAGGACATGGAAATGGCCACCGAGAAGCTCTCCGAGTGCCTGGAGCGAGAGATCACTGTGAAGAATATCTACGAAGTTAAACAAAAGGTCCTGGACTTATCGCACTATTGCCAAAAACGACGACATGTCCTTCTTTGCCACGTGAGGGAGGGTTACGAAAATGACTGGTGGGAATTCAAAGAGGAGACTACCACATAA